The Synergistaceae bacterium genome has a window encoding:
- a CDS encoding restriction endonuclease subunit S: protein MSRINIFCPEGVEFVRLGDIATITRGGNFQKKDFTENGRPCIHYGQIHTYYGTYAHETLTRVSDEIYN from the coding sequence CAGAATTAATATTTTTTGCCCGGAGGGAGTCGAATTTGTGAGACTAGGGGATATTGCAACAATAACACGCGGGGGCAATTTTCAGAAAAAGGATTTTACAGAGAACGGGCGGCCATGTATACACTACGGGCAAATTCACACATATTACGGGACATATGCGCACGAAACTTTAACGCGTGTATCAGACGAAATATATAAT